In the Candidatus Protochlamydia phocaeensis genome, TTCAAAAATTTGATCGATAAGATCATGGGTAAGAGGACGAGGGCTTTCCACATCAGTTAGAAACATTTGTAGCGTTCTGCCTATGCTAGGATCTGTATAAATGGCAAAACGTTTATTTTGAGCTCCTAAAATGACCACGGTATAAGAGCGTGTTTGCATAATTTTATCAAAAGACAGCTGAATAAGTTCCGATTGCATGGGAGCTACCTGTTAATAACGACTTAAGGTTTAGTTTAGTGAAGATTTTTTTTTAAGTCACGTCTGAATTTTGACAAATTCATCTTCATATCCAATGACTACCCGCCCCGCTATATTAAAAAATAAGCCAGTTTCCAATACTCCAGGCAGGACTTTAAGGCGTTCATGCTCGGAAGCCGGGTCTAAAATAGGCTTGTTAAATTGAATGTCTACAATATAGTTCCCGTTATCCGTAATAAAGAGGCTTGTATCGCGATTTAAGCGCAAGACGCCTTGATAGCCTTTCTCTTCTAATCTTGCAAGAGTTGAGCGGTAAGCAAAGGTGGCAATTTCAACAGGAACGGGAAAAACGCCTAATTGATCGACGAGTTTTGTTTCATCAATAATTACAATCATCTCACGGCTGCCAGTAGCAAGCAGCTTTTCTCTTAGCAAAGCTCCTCCTCCGCCTTTAATCATATTCTTGTGGTGATCAATTTCATCAGCCCCATCGACAGTTAAATCTAGGAAGGTAATAGAATCGCTGTTTTGAATGGGAATTCCAAGCTTTTGAGCTTGGCGCATGGATTGTTGAGAGGTGGCCACAGCCGATATTTTTAGGCCGGATTGGCATCGCAGTCCAAGAGCTTCAATAAAAAAAGAGGCCGTAGATCCGGTTCCCAATCCCACCAACATGCCATCTTCTATGAGTTCGGCAGCGGCTTTGCCCGCGGCTTTTTTAGCTGCGATAATAGGGGGGAAATCCGTTTTAGTCATAAGTTATCTCAAGTTAGTTGTTTTAGCGGTTTTAATACATCCTCTTAAAAGATGTAAACTTATGCCAAAGGAAAATTGCGCTCAAGAAGTAATTAATCCCTCAATACATAAATAACCTGAGGTTGGAGTTTTTTTGCTCTTTCGACTGCATCAAAGCTGCGGACATGAACAAATGGCAAAGCGGTCAATAGTAAAAATAAGGACCGTCTTGCCATTTTTCATCTACGAGAGCTTTCTTGTCAGTCCAAAGGCCAAAAATTAAATAAATGCGGACATGGGATGTCGGTAG is a window encoding:
- the rpiA gene encoding ribose-5-phosphate isomerase RpiA, encoding MTKTDFPPIIAAKKAAGKAAAELIEDGMLVGLGTGSTASFFIEALGLRCQSGLKISAVATSQQSMRQAQKLGIPIQNSDSITFLDLTVDGADEIDHHKNMIKGGGGALLREKLLATGSREMIVIIDETKLVDQLGVFPVPVEIATFAYRSTLARLEEKGYQGVLRLNRDTSLFITDNGNYIVDIQFNKPILDPASEHERLKVLPGVLETGLFFNIAGRVVIGYEDEFVKIQT